One Nocardioides oleivorans DNA segment encodes these proteins:
- a CDS encoding proline dehydrogenase family protein, with amino-acid sequence MLRQPILLLARSQGVKKLVSTMPVSSGIVTSYVPGESTDDAVRATSGLVEDDLRVTLDYLGEDTTDAAQAEATVAAYKEVLADLASEGLAPHAEVSVKLSAIGQFLPDNGHKVALENARDICRAARNAGTTVTLDMEDHTTTDSTLSILRELRKDFPETGAVLQAMLHRTEADCRTLAYEGSRVRLCKGAYMEPEHVAFQDKVDIDKSYVRCLKVLLSGQGYPMIATHDPRMIQIASSLASRFGRRPGTYEFQMLYGIRPEEQKRLAAAGETMRVYIPYGTEWYGYLMRRLAEKPQNLAFFARSLISKK; translated from the coding sequence TTGCTCCGCCAGCCGATCCTCCTCCTCGCCCGCAGCCAGGGGGTCAAGAAGCTCGTGTCGACGATGCCCGTCTCGAGCGGGATCGTGACCAGCTACGTCCCGGGGGAGTCCACCGACGACGCCGTGCGGGCCACGTCCGGCCTGGTCGAGGACGACCTGCGGGTGACGCTCGACTACCTGGGCGAGGACACCACCGACGCCGCCCAGGCCGAGGCGACGGTCGCGGCCTACAAGGAGGTCCTGGCCGACCTCGCGTCGGAGGGGCTCGCGCCGCACGCGGAGGTCTCGGTCAAGCTCAGCGCGATCGGGCAGTTCCTCCCCGACAACGGCCACAAGGTCGCCCTGGAGAACGCCCGCGACATCTGCCGCGCGGCACGCAACGCCGGCACCACGGTCACCCTCGACATGGAGGACCACACCACCACCGACTCGACGCTGTCGATCCTGCGCGAGCTCCGCAAGGACTTCCCCGAGACCGGCGCCGTGCTCCAGGCGATGCTCCACCGCACCGAGGCCGACTGCCGGACGCTGGCCTACGAGGGCTCGCGCGTGCGGCTGTGCAAGGGCGCCTACATGGAGCCCGAGCACGTCGCCTTCCAGGACAAGGTCGACATCGACAAGTCCTACGTCCGCTGCCTCAAGGTGCTGCTCAGCGGCCAGGGCTACCCGATGATCGCTACCCACGACCCGCGGATGATCCAGATCGCCTCGTCCCTGGCGAGCCGCTTCGGCCGGCGCCCGGGCACCTACGAGTTCCAGATGCTCTACGGCATCCGCCCCGAGGAGCAGAAGCGCCTGGCTGCCGCCGGCGAGACGATGCGCGTCTACATCCCCTACGGCACCGAGTGGTACGGCTACCTCATGCGCCGGCTCGCCGAGAAGCCGCAGAACCTCGCCTTCTTCGCCCGCTCGCTGATCAGCAAGAAGTAG
- a CDS encoding ABC transporter permease, producing the protein MSPRTTLAVAGRVLTQVRRDHRTVAMLLVVPCLLISLLWWMFDGPGQPDGMFDRFGPGLLAMFPFIVMFLVTSVTTLRERSSGTLERLLTMPMGRLDFLVGYALAFGLLAAVQSVLAVAVSVGLLGLEVDGPVWLLGVVAVVDAVLGTALGLLVSAFATTEFQAVQFMPAFVLPQVLLCGLFVPRASMPDVLEGISSVLPLSYAVDAMQELVATADPAEVWRDVLVVLVFALAALALGAATLRRRTP; encoded by the coding sequence ATGAGCCCCCGGACCACGCTCGCCGTCGCCGGCCGCGTGCTGACCCAGGTTCGTCGCGACCACCGCACGGTCGCCATGCTGCTCGTCGTCCCGTGCCTGCTGATCAGCCTGCTGTGGTGGATGTTCGACGGCCCGGGGCAGCCCGACGGGATGTTCGACCGCTTCGGACCCGGCCTGCTGGCGATGTTCCCCTTCATCGTGATGTTCCTCGTCACGAGCGTCACGACCCTGCGCGAGCGGAGCAGCGGCACCCTCGAGCGGCTGCTCACGATGCCGATGGGCAGGCTCGACTTCCTCGTCGGCTACGCCCTGGCCTTCGGCCTGCTCGCAGCGGTCCAGTCCGTGCTCGCCGTCGCGGTCAGCGTCGGACTCCTCGGCCTCGAGGTCGATGGCCCGGTCTGGCTGCTCGGCGTCGTCGCGGTCGTCGACGCGGTGCTCGGCACCGCCCTCGGCCTGCTGGTGAGCGCGTTCGCGACGACGGAGTTCCAGGCCGTGCAGTTCATGCCCGCCTTCGTGCTGCCCCAGGTCCTGCTCTGCGGGCTCTTCGTGCCGCGCGCCTCGATGCCCGACGTGCTCGAGGGGATCAGCAGCGTCCTGCCGCTGTCGTACGCCGTCGACGCGATGCAGGAGCTCGTCGCGACCGCCGACCCGGCCGAGGTGTGGCGCGACGTCCTGGTCGTGCTGGTCTTCGCGCTCGCGGCCCTCGCGCTGGGCGCCGCCACCCTGCGACGGCGTACGCCCTGA
- a CDS encoding ABC transporter ATP-binding protein — protein MMKNVVEVHDLVVVRGAREVLPGISLDVPAGVTGLLGPSGCGKTTLLRSLVGAQRVRSGSVEVLGEPAGSKALRTRIGYVTQAASVYDDLTVAENLAFFARVLGVGSDAAGAAVEAVGLADHRSQVVGRLSGGQRSRVSLAVALLGTPDLLVLDEPTVGLDPVLRRDLWELFHRIADGGAAVLVSSHVMDEAERCHRLLLMREGRIIADGSPDEIRERTGAPDIEGAFLHLVGAA, from the coding sequence ATGATGAAAAACGTGGTGGAGGTGCACGACCTGGTCGTCGTGCGCGGAGCGCGGGAGGTGCTGCCCGGCATCAGCCTGGACGTCCCGGCGGGCGTCACCGGCCTGCTCGGGCCGAGCGGGTGCGGCAAGACCACCCTGCTGCGCAGCCTCGTCGGCGCGCAGCGGGTGCGATCGGGCAGCGTGGAGGTGCTGGGGGAGCCGGCCGGCAGCAAGGCGCTGCGCACCCGCATCGGCTACGTCACCCAGGCCGCGAGCGTCTACGACGACCTGACCGTCGCGGAGAACCTCGCGTTCTTCGCCCGGGTCCTGGGCGTCGGCAGCGACGCCGCCGGGGCCGCGGTCGAGGCGGTGGGCCTGGCCGACCACCGGTCCCAGGTGGTCGGTCGGCTCTCCGGCGGCCAGCGCAGCCGGGTGAGCCTCGCCGTCGCCCTGCTCGGTACGCCGGACCTGCTGGTGCTCGACGAGCCGACCGTCGGGCTGGACCCGGTGCTGCGGCGCGACCTGTGGGAGCTGTTCCACCGGATCGCCGACGGAGGGGCCGCCGTGCTCGTGTCGAGCCACGTGATGGACGAGGCGGAGCGGTGCCACCGGCTGCTGCTGATGCGCGAGGGCCGGATCATCGCCGACGGCTCGCCCGACGAGATCCGCGAGCGCACCGGCGCACCCGACATCGAGGGCGCCTTCCTGCACCTGGTGGGTGCGGCATGA
- a CDS encoding peroxidase family protein, whose translation MAPASDRQQQAPRHGRDAFFIVGEGVAGDAPDHALSARANTSGTSARALVAPTFRFSRVGPVGVRLPEATLRKVALAMTGGSETDGKVPSGYTYLGQFVDHDLTFDATTVAFGDDVSPADLLQGRSPTLDLDSLYGAGPLDPVSAGFYEADRTRLRVGRTTKIGSDVARVGFDVPRVGGNSAGRDLADIPDRRNDENLVVAQTHAAMIRFHNRVVAGLGPATPPGERFEKARRKVVLHYQWMLRHDYLPRICDGAVVKDVFAGGRKVVEPGADPLSMPTMPVEFSVAAFRLGHSMVREAYDWNARFPNGSGTLDLLFFFSGTSGGLGGDPTLPSNWIADWRRLYRFAQVGHAELNPPAGEFNLARRIDTRLVDPLALLPAGSFGGSVSDEGSIRANLAFRNLVRARMMKLASGQQMAALLRANGVPVTTLTKAQLRDGSGGRSSATLDGLTAPQREAFLKDTPLWFYVLREAELNDGVLTGVGARLVAETFHRAMEGSTFSIVRNTGFRPSLGEKDGRFRMADLLLVAFEGQEALLAPLGD comes from the coding sequence ATGGCTCCAGCATCCGACCGGCAACAGCAGGCGCCGCGCCACGGGCGCGACGCGTTCTTCATCGTGGGGGAGGGCGTCGCCGGCGACGCCCCCGACCACGCCCTCAGCGCCCGGGCCAACACGAGCGGGACCAGCGCGAGGGCGCTCGTCGCGCCGACCTTCCGCTTCTCGCGCGTCGGGCCCGTCGGCGTACGGCTCCCGGAGGCGACGCTCCGCAAGGTCGCCCTGGCGATGACCGGCGGCTCGGAGACCGACGGGAAGGTGCCGTCCGGCTACACCTACCTCGGCCAGTTCGTCGACCACGACCTCACCTTCGACGCGACGACGGTGGCGTTCGGCGACGACGTCTCGCCGGCCGACCTGCTGCAGGGGCGGTCGCCGACCCTCGACCTCGACAGCCTGTACGGCGCCGGGCCGCTCGACCCGGTCTCGGCGGGGTTCTACGAGGCCGACCGGACCCGGCTCAGGGTCGGCAGGACCACGAAGATCGGCAGCGACGTGGCCCGCGTGGGCTTCGACGTGCCGCGGGTCGGTGGCAACTCCGCCGGCCGCGACCTGGCGGACATCCCGGACCGGCGCAACGACGAGAACCTCGTCGTCGCGCAGACGCACGCCGCGATGATCCGCTTCCACAACCGGGTCGTGGCGGGGCTCGGGCCCGCCACGCCTCCCGGGGAGCGGTTCGAGAAGGCGCGGCGCAAGGTGGTGCTGCACTACCAGTGGATGCTGCGCCACGACTACCTGCCGCGGATCTGCGACGGCGCGGTCGTCAAGGACGTCTTCGCAGGAGGCCGCAAGGTCGTCGAGCCCGGCGCCGACCCGCTGAGCATGCCGACGATGCCGGTCGAGTTCTCCGTCGCGGCCTTCCGGCTCGGGCACTCGATGGTGCGCGAGGCCTACGACTGGAACGCCCGCTTCCCGAACGGCTCCGGCACGCTCGACCTGCTGTTCTTCTTCTCCGGCACCAGCGGCGGCCTCGGCGGCGACCCGACGCTGCCGTCGAACTGGATCGCCGACTGGCGCCGGCTCTACCGCTTCGCGCAGGTCGGGCACGCCGAGCTCAACCCACCCGCGGGCGAGTTCAACCTCGCGCGCCGGATCGACACCCGGCTCGTCGACCCGCTCGCGTTGCTCCCGGCGGGCTCGTTCGGCGGCAGCGTCAGCGACGAAGGCTCGATCCGGGCCAACCTCGCCTTCCGCAACCTGGTCCGCGCTCGCATGATGAAGCTCGCCAGCGGGCAGCAGATGGCAGCCCTGCTCCGCGCGAACGGCGTACCCGTCACCACCTTGACCAAGGCCCAGCTCCGTGACGGGTCGGGCGGGCGCAGCTCGGCGACCCTCGACGGGCTCACCGCGCCGCAGCGCGAGGCCTTCCTCAAGGACACGCCGCTGTGGTTCTACGTCCTGCGCGAGGCCGAGCTCAACGACGGCGTGCTCACCGGCGTCGGCGCGCGCCTGGTGGCCGAGACCTTCCACCGGGCGATGGAGGGCAGCACCTTCTCGATCGTGCGCAACACCGGCTTCCGCCCGAGTCTGGGGGAGAAGGACGGCCGGTTCCGGATGGCCGACCTCCTGCTCGTCGCCTTCGAGGGGCAGGAGGCGCTGCTCGCCCCGCTCGGGGACTGA
- a CDS encoding TetR family transcriptional regulator — translation MTTARGRRPGAPDTRAEVLTAARTSFAEKGFRGTTIRAVAASAGVDPALVHHYFGSKDDLFVAALEIPVDPREVLAPVVAAGPDGSGERLLRTFLGVWDDPAVQPGLLAMVRALIADDDGGLVRDAFIPVVVGPVLAGLVADRPEVRVPLVASQLMGLIVARYLVALPPLARMPADDLVARVGPTLQHYLTGDLP, via the coding sequence ATGACCACTGCGCGCGGACGCCGCCCGGGCGCCCCGGACACCCGCGCCGAGGTGCTCACCGCCGCACGGACGTCGTTCGCCGAGAAGGGCTTCCGGGGTACGACGATCCGCGCCGTCGCGGCCTCCGCGGGCGTCGACCCCGCGCTCGTGCACCACTACTTCGGCAGCAAGGACGACCTGTTCGTCGCGGCCCTCGAGATCCCCGTCGACCCCCGCGAGGTGCTGGCCCCGGTCGTGGCCGCCGGCCCCGACGGCTCCGGCGAACGACTGCTGCGCACGTTCCTCGGCGTCTGGGACGACCCCGCCGTCCAGCCCGGGCTCCTGGCGATGGTGCGCGCGCTGATCGCCGACGACGACGGCGGGCTGGTGCGCGACGCGTTCATCCCGGTGGTGGTCGGCCCGGTGCTCGCCGGGCTCGTGGCCGATCGTCCCGAGGTGCGGGTCCCGCTGGTCGCCAGCCAGCTGATGGGACTCATCGTCGCGCGCTACCTCGTCGCGCTCCCGCCGCTGGCCCGGATGCCTGCCGACGACCTCGTCGCCCGGGTCGGCCCGACCCTCCAGCACTACCTCACCGGCGACCTCCCCTAG
- a CDS encoding sugar phosphate isomerase/epimerase family protein: protein MPDSPSSPAIPTIGLSTASVYPESTAHGFGWAASLGYDAVEVMVGIDSLSQQVDAVRKLSDHHQIPICAVHSPCLLFTQRVWGTDPWGKLERSAEMAHEVGADVVVVHPPFRWQKDYAAGFVEGIASLEARTGIAFAVENMYPWRASTRRGMEMYLPGWDPSEQDYANTTIDLSHAAIARSDVIEMADRMGESLRHVHLTDGTGSAKDEHLVPGRGVMGAQAFLEHLAGQDFAGHVVLEINTRRAATRAERETDLRESLEFAREHLGVPSR, encoded by the coding sequence ATGCCCGACAGCCCGTCCTCACCCGCGATCCCCACGATCGGCCTGTCCACGGCGTCGGTCTACCCCGAGTCGACCGCGCACGGCTTCGGTTGGGCGGCCTCGCTGGGCTACGACGCGGTCGAGGTGATGGTCGGCATCGACTCGCTCAGCCAGCAGGTCGACGCGGTCCGCAAGCTGAGCGACCACCACCAGATCCCGATCTGCGCGGTCCACTCACCCTGCCTGCTCTTCACGCAGCGGGTCTGGGGCACCGACCCGTGGGGCAAGCTGGAGAGGTCGGCCGAGATGGCCCACGAGGTCGGCGCCGACGTCGTGGTCGTGCACCCGCCCTTCCGCTGGCAGAAGGACTACGCCGCCGGCTTCGTCGAGGGCATCGCCTCGCTCGAGGCCCGCACCGGCATCGCGTTCGCCGTCGAGAACATGTACCCCTGGCGCGCGTCCACCCGCCGCGGCATGGAGATGTACCTCCCCGGCTGGGACCCGAGCGAGCAGGACTACGCCAACACCACGATCGACCTCTCCCACGCCGCCATCGCCCGCTCCGACGTGATCGAGATGGCCGACCGGATGGGCGAGAGCCTGCGGCACGTCCACCTCACCGACGGCACCGGCTCGGCCAAGGACGAGCACCTCGTGCCCGGTCGCGGCGTGATGGGCGCGCAGGCCTTCCTCGAGCACCTCGCCGGACAGGACTTCGCCGGCCACGTCGTGCTGGAGATCAACACCCGCCGCGCGGCCACGCGTGCCGAGCGCGAGACCGACCTGCGCGAGTCGCTCGAGTTCGCCCGCGAGCACCTGGGTGTCCCGTCCCGATGA
- a CDS encoding Ppx/GppA phosphatase family protein, which yields MRLGVLDIGSNTGHLLVVDAHGGAAPLPASSHKQPLRLAEHLDADGAVTPAGIDALTDFCASATEIAEDKGCEEMLGFATSAVRDAVNSDDVLAHVEKHSGVALEVLSGEDEARLTFLAVRRWFGWSAGRLAVFDIGGGSLEIAGGPDEAPDVAWSLPLGAARMARMWFQGERPSEDDIKELRKQVRAAIARDAGHLLRGGVPDKAAATSKTFRSLARICGAAPSADGPLVPRVLELAALSQKIPQLMELSAEELAALPGVSPSRTHQIVPGALVAEACMDIFDLTELEICPWALREGVILERLDQISVVTRLR from the coding sequence ATGCGCCTGGGCGTCCTCGACATCGGATCCAACACCGGTCACCTGCTGGTGGTGGACGCGCACGGTGGCGCCGCACCGCTCCCGGCGTCCTCGCACAAGCAGCCGCTGCGCCTGGCCGAGCACCTCGACGCCGACGGTGCGGTGACCCCCGCGGGCATCGACGCCCTCACCGACTTCTGCGCCTCCGCGACCGAGATCGCCGAGGACAAGGGCTGCGAGGAGATGCTGGGCTTCGCGACCTCCGCCGTCCGCGACGCGGTCAACTCCGACGACGTCCTCGCCCACGTGGAGAAGCACAGCGGGGTCGCCCTCGAGGTGCTCTCGGGCGAGGACGAGGCGCGCCTGACCTTCCTGGCCGTACGCCGCTGGTTCGGCTGGTCGGCCGGCCGGCTGGCGGTCTTCGACATCGGTGGCGGCTCCCTCGAGATCGCCGGCGGCCCCGACGAGGCCCCCGACGTGGCGTGGTCGCTGCCGCTGGGCGCGGCCCGGATGGCGCGGATGTGGTTCCAGGGCGAACGCCCGTCCGAGGACGACATCAAGGAGCTGCGCAAGCAGGTCCGTGCCGCGATCGCCCGCGACGCCGGCCACCTGCTGCGAGGCGGCGTGCCCGACAAGGCGGCGGCCACGTCGAAGACGTTCCGGTCGCTGGCGCGCATCTGCGGCGCCGCGCCGAGCGCCGACGGACCGCTGGTCCCGCGGGTCCTGGAGCTGGCCGCGCTGTCGCAGAAGATCCCGCAGCTGATGGAGCTCTCGGCCGAGGAGCTCGCCGCCCTGCCCGGTGTCTCCCCGAGCCGCACCCACCAGATCGTCCCGGGCGCGCTCGTCGCCGAGGCGTGCATGGACATCTTCGACCTGACCGAGCTGGAGATCTGCCCGTGGGCGCTGCGTGAGGGCGTCATCCTCGAGCGGCTCGACCAGATCTCGGTCGTCACGAGGCTCCGCTGA
- a CDS encoding VOC family protein — MRLDHVSFAAGPDGLASTAQRIGGLLGTDFIDGGVHPRFGTRNMILPLAGDIYMEIVEVLDHPASDKAPFGQAVRARSVLGGGWMGWVVSVPDIAPIEARLGRESVKGNRHRPDGTELLWRQIGVNGLLSDPQLPFFIQWQSPDELRPSNGATGDYSLACLEIAGDPQRVSEWLGETVEAPLEDVKVEWVAPNGTPGVVAVQLQTPHGLVRI; from the coding sequence ATGCGCCTGGACCACGTCAGCTTCGCCGCCGGACCTGATGGACTTGCCAGCACCGCCCAGCGCATCGGGGGGCTGCTCGGCACGGACTTCATCGACGGCGGCGTGCACCCCCGCTTCGGCACCCGCAACATGATCCTGCCCCTCGCGGGTGACATCTACATGGAGATCGTCGAGGTGCTCGACCACCCGGCGAGCGACAAGGCCCCCTTCGGCCAGGCCGTGCGCGCGCGCTCGGTCCTCGGCGGTGGCTGGATGGGCTGGGTCGTCTCGGTCCCCGACATCGCCCCGATCGAGGCGCGGCTGGGCCGCGAGTCGGTCAAGGGCAACCGCCACCGCCCCGACGGCACCGAGCTCCTGTGGCGCCAGATCGGCGTCAACGGGCTCCTCTCCGACCCCCAGCTGCCCTTCTTCATCCAGTGGCAGTCGCCCGACGAGCTGCGCCCGAGCAACGGCGCGACCGGCGACTACTCCCTCGCCTGCCTCGAGATCGCCGGCGACCCGCAGCGGGTCAGCGAGTGGCTCGGCGAGACCGTCGAGGCCCCGCTCGAGGACGTGAAGGTCGAGTGGGTCGCCCCCAACGGCACCCCCGGCGTCGTCGCGGTCCAGCTGCAGACCCCCCACGGGCTCGTCCGCATCTGA
- a CDS encoding class I SAM-dependent methyltransferase translates to MKARPSPNIWNTPELYELENRAADPHDRIATAMRELGDWAGRSVLDIGCGSGFHLPLWASTATQVVGVEPHPPLVALARRRTRSLDHVTVLEGGAQALPVAGASVDVAHARWAYFFGPGSEPGLRELDRVVRRGGTAFVIDNDPTRSTFGRWFRRGFPEVDPVAVEQFWSMHGWRRRPIEMGWSFASREDLESVVRIELPPEAAEEALASHSGTTVDYAVNLWFRQY, encoded by the coding sequence ATGAAGGCTCGACCCTCACCCAACATCTGGAACACCCCCGAGCTCTACGAGCTCGAGAACCGCGCGGCCGACCCCCACGACCGGATCGCCACCGCGATGCGCGAGCTCGGCGACTGGGCCGGTCGCAGCGTGCTCGACATCGGCTGCGGCAGCGGCTTCCACCTGCCCCTGTGGGCCTCGACCGCGACGCAGGTCGTCGGCGTGGAGCCGCACCCGCCGCTGGTCGCGCTCGCCCGTCGTCGGACGCGGTCCCTCGACCACGTCACCGTCCTCGAGGGCGGCGCCCAGGCGCTGCCCGTCGCCGGCGCCTCGGTGGACGTGGCCCACGCACGCTGGGCCTACTTCTTCGGCCCCGGCTCGGAGCCCGGGCTGCGCGAGCTCGACCGGGTCGTACGGCGTGGGGGCACGGCGTTCGTGATCGACAACGACCCGACGCGCTCGACGTTCGGCCGCTGGTTCCGCCGTGGCTTCCCGGAGGTCGACCCGGTCGCGGTCGAGCAGTTCTGGTCGATGCACGGCTGGCGGCGCCGCCCGATCGAGATGGGCTGGTCCTTCGCCTCGCGCGAGGACCTCGAGAGCGTCGTCCGCATCGAGCTCCCGCCGGAGGCGGCCGAGGAGGCGCTGGCCTCGCACAGCGGCACCACGGTCGACTACGCGGTCAACCTCTGGTTCCGGCAGTACTAG
- a CDS encoding GFA family protein — protein MASGGCLCGAVRYEVDGPLRDVWNCHCERCRRWTGHHLAASAAAASDVTVGDPSAVRWYAAAPGVHYGSCATCGSSLFWKVDAEPGHLSIAAGTLDQPTGLATTTAWWVSEAADYHRRADGLVEHDLEG, from the coding sequence GTGGCGTCCGGCGGCTGCCTGTGCGGCGCGGTCCGCTACGAGGTCGACGGGCCGCTGCGCGACGTCTGGAACTGCCACTGCGAGCGCTGCCGCCGCTGGACCGGTCACCACCTGGCCGCCTCGGCCGCGGCTGCCTCCGACGTGACGGTCGGCGACCCGTCCGCCGTGCGGTGGTACGCCGCCGCCCCGGGCGTGCACTACGGCTCGTGCGCGACCTGCGGCTCGTCACTCTTCTGGAAGGTCGACGCAGAGCCCGGTCACCTGAGCATCGCCGCGGGCACCCTCGACCAGCCGACGGGGCTGGCCACGACGACGGCGTGGTGGGTCTCCGAGGCCGCCGACTACCACCGTCGCGCGGACGGGCTCGTCGAGCACGACCTCGAGGGCTAG
- a CDS encoding LacI family DNA-binding transcriptional regulator — MGRSDHRLGGSQLPATPTTLADVAERAGVSRQTVSNAVNNPDLLRPDTLERVRQTIAELGYSPNRAARNLRTRTSSLIGLRFAPAQEGTANAAMDRFVHSLVEASQEVGYHVLLFPGDDEDPIGGYDNLLRSTAVDAFVVTDTYLGNPQASWLSEQRAPFVAFGRPWDDEEARHVWVDVDGAAGTRLATQHLIDRGHTRIAWIGWRKDSPIGEDRRSGWLKTMHANGLSTTGLASRVEDVVHSGAEAAAVLLDESEPTAFVCASDTLAMGVLHTLWIRQLAPGRDIAVVGFDDSQVAQVFPVGLTSVRQPLEDVAVEIVNTLSLLLTHQPIDTWGVLLEPTLAIRESS, encoded by the coding sequence ATGGGGCGCAGCGATCACCGGCTCGGCGGCAGCCAGCTCCCGGCCACGCCCACGACCCTCGCCGACGTCGCCGAGCGCGCAGGCGTCTCCCGCCAGACGGTCTCCAACGCGGTCAACAACCCCGACCTGCTTCGCCCCGACACGCTCGAGCGGGTGCGCCAGACGATCGCCGAGCTCGGCTACTCGCCCAACCGCGCCGCCCGCAACCTCCGCACCCGTACGTCGTCGCTGATCGGCCTGCGCTTCGCCCCGGCCCAGGAGGGCACCGCCAACGCCGCGATGGACCGCTTCGTCCACTCGCTGGTGGAGGCCAGCCAGGAGGTCGGCTACCACGTCCTGCTCTTCCCGGGTGACGACGAGGACCCGATCGGCGGCTACGACAACCTGCTCCGCTCGACCGCGGTCGACGCCTTCGTCGTGACCGACACCTACCTCGGCAACCCGCAGGCCTCCTGGCTGAGCGAGCAGCGTGCGCCGTTCGTCGCCTTCGGCCGGCCCTGGGACGACGAGGAGGCCCGCCACGTGTGGGTCGACGTCGACGGCGCCGCCGGCACCCGGCTGGCCACCCAGCACCTCATCGACCGCGGCCACACCCGCATCGCCTGGATCGGGTGGCGCAAGGACTCCCCGATCGGCGAGGACCGTCGCTCGGGCTGGCTGAAGACGATGCACGCCAACGGCCTGTCCACGACCGGCCTCGCCTCGCGCGTCGAGGACGTCGTCCACAGCGGCGCGGAGGCTGCCGCCGTACTCCTCGACGAGTCCGAGCCGACCGCCTTCGTCTGCGCGTCGGACACCCTCGCCATGGGCGTGCTCCACACGCTCTGGATCCGCCAGCTCGCGCCGGGTCGCGACATCGCGGTGGTCGGCTTCGACGACTCCCAGGTCGCCCAGGTCTTCCCGGTGGGGCTCACGTCCGTGCGGCAGCCGCTCGAGGACGTCGCGGTCGAGATCGTCAACACGCTGAGCCTGCTGCTGACCCACCAGCCGATCGACACCTGGGGCGTCCTGCTCGAGCCGACGCTCGCGATCCGCGAGTCGAGCTGA
- a CDS encoding ankyrin repeat domain-containing protein: MTEPPLVVAVRAAENEPAAARADVRELLAGGADAAGSSQLAEQLGLSSLARLLARADDPVREPGAELLRAATRGDADAAALAVRAGAPVDVRDARRRTPLLLAVIDDRLEVADLLARLGADPDAVDVQQDTPWLVTGVTGSVAMGQLLLPLDPDVTLRNRYGGVSIIPASERGHVAYVRWALQHTAVDVDHVNDLGWTALLEAVVLGEGTERWQRIVAILLEQGADRSIPDRDGVTALAHARARGYDEIAALLAR, encoded by the coding sequence GTGACCGAACCCCCGCTGGTCGTGGCCGTCCGGGCAGCCGAGAACGAACCGGCCGCCGCTCGCGCCGACGTGCGCGAGCTGCTGGCCGGCGGAGCCGACGCTGCCGGCTCCTCGCAGCTCGCCGAGCAGCTCGGGCTCTCCTCGCTCGCCCGGCTCCTCGCCCGGGCCGACGACCCGGTCCGCGAGCCGGGGGCCGAGCTGCTGCGCGCCGCGACCCGCGGGGACGCCGATGCAGCCGCGCTGGCCGTCCGGGCCGGTGCCCCGGTCGACGTCCGCGACGCGCGACGCCGTACGCCGCTGCTGCTCGCGGTCATCGACGACCGGCTGGAGGTGGCCGACCTGCTCGCCCGCCTCGGCGCCGACCCCGACGCGGTCGACGTCCAGCAGGACACCCCGTGGCTGGTCACCGGGGTGACGGGGTCGGTCGCGATGGGCCAGCTGCTGCTCCCGCTCGACCCCGACGTGACGCTGCGCAACCGCTACGGCGGCGTCTCGATCATCCCGGCGTCCGAGCGCGGCCACGTCGCCTACGTGCGCTGGGCGCTCCAGCACACCGCCGTCGACGTCGACCACGTCAACGACCTCGGCTGGACCGCGCTGCTGGAGGCGGTCGTCCTCGGCGAGGGCACCGAGCGCTGGCAGCGGATCGTCGCGATCCTGCTGGAGCAGGGAGCCGACCGCTCGATCCCCGACCGCGACGGCGTGACGGCGCTCGCGCACGCGCGCGCCCGGGGGTACGACGAGATCGCGGCGCTGCTCGCCCGGTGA